The genomic DNA TGTCTGTTGCTGGCGGTGATGGCCTTTGACCGGTACAAGGCCATTAGCAACCCCTTGCTCTATAGGGTCAACATGTCCAGTACAGTGTGCTCCCTGCTCACGGCTGGGGTTTACATGGTGGCAATGGCCGATGCTCTCATACACACGACACTAACATTCCGCTTATGTTTCTGTGGGTCAAATGTGATtaaccatttcttctgtgatgcTCCACCTCTCCTATTGTTGTCTTGCTCAGATACACAGTTCAATGAGTTAATGATATTCATAATATTTGGCTTCATTGAGGTGAGTACCATTTCAGGAGTTCTTGTCTCTTACTGTTACATAATCCTATCCGTCTTGAAGATCCACTCTGCTGAGGGGAGGCTCAAAGCTTTCTCCACCTGCACCTCCCACTTAACTGCTGTTGCAATTTTCCAGGGAACTATGCTCTTCATGTATTTCAGGCCAAGCTCTGCCTACTCCCTAGATCAAGATAAAATGACCTCACTGTTTTACACCCTTGTGATTCCCATGCTTAACCCACTGATTTATAGCCTGCGGAACAACGATGTGAAGGAGGCCTTGgaaaaactgaaaactaaaaGGTGGTTTTAAGTAGGTGtattacacagacacacacatagcatgattgttgtttttataaaatattggaTGACACAAGAGAAACGAGTTGTCTCAACTACAATAAAATGACTATTTGTTCTGAAGTCCCATCACGATAATGTCATTGTTCCCCATATGATGCTGTGTTATATGGGTCTAAACTTAAATACGTTACTCCTTCTTTGCAGAAAATTCTCCTGACCTTTGTAGTTCTGCCTTATGTTTGTTGGTTCATCTTTTCATTCAAACATTAGTTTATTACAGTAAAATTTGTCTTGTGTTTAGTAAAAGACCTGACCGTTTAGGTTTTTTGTATCCCACGGCACACCAGCAGTTTCTACACTAATGACACCTATAGCCTAGTATAAATAAccaacattcattgactaagcacTCAAATAATTCATAATAAGCCTCAAAATTGTGATGAAAATGGggactctacatccaaagcagCATGTCcaaatttaatgtaaaataaaggCTTCTTTGAATGGAGATATCAAGTGTCAGACCTAAAAAGATGCAAGTTGGAAGTGGAAAACATAGTGCAGAGGATCTGACAATTGGAGACGTCCTAAATTGGGCAAATCCATGAGTTTTTAGAAGTACAAAAGTCATTCATGGATGCCACAAcaaggatgaaccttgagggtcatatgctatgtgaaatagacagagaaagacaatcaTTGTATGAATGACCTCACTTAGAAAAGGCATCTAAAAACGTCAAAGTGAAaagaacagagagtagaatggtagttgccagggacTGCAGagggggagaaatggggagtgtAACTCTGGGAGGGGGGgaatctttctcccagccagagacaaattacttttgaaactgaaatcagacaaagggagaaataaagtggaagaaacacatttattgctcacaagcagttgtccacttctgctcacctttgTGCCTCACCTCCTGGCAGCCAGGATGGACCCCAACcacacctctccagtccagacatGCCCTGGCTCTCCCTTGAAATCACCTATTGCTATAGACATGGATTTCTCTCCaacccttggaaacatctattgatgtgaagatgcactaaggccaggagagagattctggaaatattgcaatttttccCACAGGGAGGTTTGGTCAAATGTTGCAAATGTCTTCTGTAAGATGAATAAGATCTGGGGATCAAATGTACATCATAGTGACTCTAGTTAACAATACTATACTGTATATTGAAaactgctaagagagtagatagTAAATATTATCAACACAATGAAAAAGTGATAATTCTGTGAGGTAATCGATTTGTTCTTAACCTTATCTTGATAATGATTTCACAAATTATTCATTTATCAAAGTCTATATCTGTATATCTTGAACATACCCAGTCTTATCTGTCAATTTTGTCTCAAGAAAACTgcgggggaaaaaagaaaagaaatccaagtACTTAGGTTATAAAGAGCAATGAAAAGGGTCTTGGTAAAACACAGCATGGTGCTCTCATTTTCATCAACTCCTCTGTCAATGCTCTAGGAAAACTTCCTTCCCTTCTTGCCCCCTTCTGAGTCCCAGTTAAATGTCCCTTTTTGTAATTCACAATGAACCATCCCCTTTAAGCACCATTTTACTATCATGCTGTTTATTGCATCACTACTTCTAatatgagattgggagtattcttTGTCAAGGATTTAGCATTCTTTCCCTGTTGTACAAAACATCCCATGCTGTTTTGGACACAaaatgggaaaacaaacaaataaataataaatttaaaacaccAGATAACATTTCTGGGTGCTCATTATAAGTTCTTAACATAATTGTATGTGTATAAGGTGTGTGGCTTGAACGTATATACCATGTCAACTCCAGTACTATTGTGTTGATAAAAATCAGAGTTGCTTTCAGTTTTATACTACTATTGTATATAAGGTAATGTTGAATAtctttgtgcatgtgtttgggtgtACATACTAACTCATTTCACCATGGCATAAACCTAAGAATGGAATTTTTAGGTCTTAATTACCCATTAGAATTGTACAAGCAAAAAAGCCACTGAATATCTTAGATTTTCTAGCTACCATTTTCAACATTTTCAAAAGTCTTTGTGTGGAAACATTTCAGAATGGAAGGAAAGCCCAAGAAACTTCTCTGTCTTTCAAAGGGAACATTTATGGGACACCATTCCCTGTCACTAGGTATCATGCTGGAAAAAAACTATGTAAGGGTTATAACCATACTTTCCTCAAGTaacacatacatttttgaaattattaCTTCTGAGCAAAAGCACAGATAGAAACTTTGTTCAGAATATGTAAATCCAAGAGAAATAGAGTGTCAGTGAATTTCCTTCAGAGTTAGAGGATGTCCACCTGTAATCTGATTAacccatctccatccctatgagaccCATATTTTACAGCATCTAAAGACTGATTTGACCTATATATTGGCTGTTTTATTAGATCTAGTGGGAGTGAGCAAAAGAATAGGAAATATAAATCCCAATAAAGAGAATTTCAAAACAGAGTTAAATGATTCATTTAATTGTGGGCTTCCTCCCCCTGAATTTGAAACCAGGTACATTGTACAAGCTGCAGAAGGGCAAAAACTTATAAATATAACCCTTTCCCATGGCCTTCTATTCAAAATCAGAGTATCATAGACACTTCATAGAAGTAGATATCCAACTTTATTGGTATTCAAGCAAATAATATAAGTACTTAAATGTAGTATTATGACTCAGAAAGATtaatatgaaaataatgaaatatcaaGTATTGGCAAGGGTGTGGCTTTCATACACTGAGAGTAAAATAAGAACTGGCACTTTCCCTTATAAAACTCTATGTTTGTCGAGGCGGAgtcaagatggcgacatgagtaggacagtgggaatctcctcccaaaaacatatatatttttgaaaatacaacaaatacaactaatcctaaaagagagaccagaagacacaggacaacaaccagactacatccacaccagcgagaacccattgcctggtgaaaggggtacgATACAAGCCCTGGCTCGGCCACCCaagtgccccacaccccagctcccgatTGGAGGAGAGTCGgagcggggaaggagagggagcccaggactgctgaacacccagccctagccatgcgcaccagagcgcagacacagtgcatgcatagggtgctggaaactagggaaacaggacagcaagaaccttcagcgggtcccgaagccagcgcccctgggacaaagaaaagcgagtgctttttgaaagtcttaaagggacagggaacccaaagCAGGATgaaagcatcccaggtcacagtccagcagctggaaattccaggggaCTCTGGGCACACGAAtcccctgggaaacagctctcagacccctcacggagataaacagccaaacagcccccagtccattacccctccggggccccgccatagcagagcagcagcctgaggttggccacgcccacagcaagggagcttcctccataccggccgggcaagatacagagacccagtctacacgcaattgcccaacacaagccactaggggtctcagttgtcccagtaaagaaaggccagaagcaactggaaagccttggctctcccacctgacagaaagtcaatagctgaacattgcacctatcaacatgaaaaggcaaagaaatttgatccagacaagactaacccagacagcttcgacatcttctacatcttcccctgagaaggaacctggggagatagatttaaccagtcttcctgaaaaagaattcaaaacaaaagtcataaccatgctgatggacttgcagagaaatatgcaagaactaaggagggagaatagagaaataaaacaagctctggaaggacttcaaaacagaatggatgagacgcaagagaccattaatggactagaaaacagagaacaggaacgcagagaagctgatgcagagagggataaaatgatctccaggaatgaaagaattttaagagaactgtgtaaccgaTTGAAaagggaacaatatccgcattataggggtaccagaagaagaagagagagaaaaagggatagaaagtgtctttgaagaaataattgctgaaaacatccccaaactaggggaggaaatggcctctcagaccacagaggtacacagaactcccatgacaagggatccaaggagggcaacaccaagacaaataataattaaaaaggcaaagatcaaagacaagaacaaagtattaaaggcagccagagagaaaaaaaaaggtcacctacaaaggaaaacctatcaggctatcatcagacttctcaacagaaaccctacaggccagaagagaatggcatgatatatatacttaatgcaatgaaatagaaaggcctcaaaccaagactactgtatccagcaagaatatcatttaaatatgaaggagggattaaacaattcccagacaagcaaaagttgagggaatttgccttccacaaaccacctctacagggcatcctacagggactgctctagatgggagcactcctaaaaagagcacagaacaaaacacccaacatatgaagaagggaggaggaggaataagaagggagagaaataaagaatcatcagaccgtgtttataatacctgaataagtgagttaagttagacagtaagagagtaaagaagctaacctttggtaactacgaacttaaagcctgcaatggcaataagtacataactttcaataatcaccctaaatgtaaatggattgaatgcaccaatcaaaagacacagagtaatagaatggataaaaaagcaagatccatccatatgctgcttacaagagactcacctcaaacccaaagacatgcacagacttaaagtcaagggatggaaaaagacatttcatgcaaacaacagagagaaaaaagcaggtgttggaatactagtatcagacaaaacagacttcaaaataaagaaagtaacaaaagataaagaaggacattacataatgataaagggctcagtccaacaagaggataaaaccattataaatatatatacacccaatacaggtgCACCAACATAtctaaaccaaatactaacagaataaaagtaggaaatagaatgcaatgcattcattccaggagacttcaacacaccactcactccaaaggacagatccaccagacagaaaataagtaagggcacagaggaactgaacaacacactagaacagacggacgtaatagacatctacagaactctacatccaaaagcaacaggatacacattcttctcaagtgcacatggaacattctccagaatagaccacatactaggccacaaaaagagcctcagtaaattccaaaagattgaaatcctaccaaccaacttttcagaccacaaaggcataaaactagaaataaactgtacaaagaaagcaaaaaggctcacaaacacaaggaggcttaacaagatgctcctaaataatcaatgaatcaatgaccaaatcaaaatggagatccaacaatatatggaaacaaacgacaacaacaacacaaagccacaacttctgtgggtcgcagcaaaagcagtcttaagaggaaagtatatagcaatccaggcatacttaaagaaggaagtacaagcccaaatgaatggtctaatgtcacaattatcgaaattggaaaaagaagaacaaatgaggcctaaagtcagcacaaggagggacataacaaagatcagagaagaaataaattaaattgagaagaataaaacaatagcaaaaatcaatgaaaccaagagttggttctttgagaaaataaacaaaatagataagcctctagccagacttattaagaggaaaagagagtcaacacaaatcaacagaatcagaaacgagaaaggaaaaatcacgacagaccccacagaaatacaaagaattactagagaatactatgaaaacttatatgctaacaagctgggaaacctaggagaaatggacaacttcctagaaaaatacaatcttccaagactgacccagaaagaaacagaaaatctaaacaaaccaattaccagaaacgaaattgaagcagtaatcaaaaaactaccaaagaacaaaacacccgggccagatggatttacctcagaattgtatcagacatacagagaagacataatacccattctccttaaagttttccaaaaaatagaagagggaatactcccaaactcattctatgaagccaacatcaccctaataccaaaaccaggcaaagacccgaccgaaaaagaaaactacagaccaatatccttgatgaacgtagatgcaaaaatactcaacaaaatattagcaaaccgaattcaaaaatatatcaaaggttcatacaccatgacaaagtgggattcatcccagggatacaaggatggtacaacattcgaaaatccatcaacatcatccaccacatcaacaaaaagaaagacaaaaaccacatgatcaactccataggtgctgaaaaagcattcgataaaattcaacaaacattcatgataaaaactctcaacaaaatgggaatagagggcaagtacatccacataataaagatcatacatgataaacccccagccaacatcatactgaacagcgagaagctgaaagcttttcctctgggatcggaaacaagacagagatgcccactatccccactgttattcaacatagtactggaggtcctagccatggcaatcagacaaaaaaaagaaatacaagaaatccagattggtaaagaagaaggtaaactgtcactatttttcagatgacatgatattgtacataaaaaaacctaaagactccactccaaaactactagagctaatatcggaattcagcaaagttgcaggatacaaaattaacacacagaaatctgtggctttcctatacactaacaatgaactaatagaaagggaaatcaggaagacaattgcattcacaatagcatcaaaaagaataaaatacctaggaataaacctaaccaaggaagtgaaagacttataccctgaaaactataagacactcttaagagaaattaaagaggtcactaataaatggaaactcatcccatgctcctggctaggaagaattaatatcgtcaaaatggccatcctgcccaaagcaatatacagatttgatgcaatccctatcaaactaccaacagcattcttcaatgaactggaacaaatagttcaaaaattcatatggaaacaccaaagaccccaagtagctaaagcaatcctgagaaggaagaataaagtgggggggatctcactccccaacttcaagctctactacaaagccacagtaatcaagacgatttggtactggcacaagaacagagccacggaccaatggaacagaatagagactccaaacattaacccaaacatatatggtcaactaataatcgataaaggggccatggacatagaatggggaaacgacagtcccttcaacagatggtgctggcaaaactggacagctacatgtaagagaatgaaactggatcactgtctaacccaatacacaaaagtaaattcgaaatggatcaaagacttgaatgtaagtcatgaaacaataaatctcttagaaaaaaacataggcaaaaatctcttagacataaacatgagtgacttcttcttgaacatatctccctgggcaagggaaacaaatgcaaaaatgaacaactgggactatatcaagctgaaaagattctgtacagcaaaggataccatcaatagaacaaaaaggtatcctactgtatgggagaatatattcataaatgacagatccgataaaggcttgacatccaaaatatataaagagctcacacacctcaacaaacaaaaagcaaataatccaattaaaaaatgggcagaggagctgaatagagagttctctaaaaaagaaattcagatgaccaacagacacatgaaaagatgctccacatcgcttgtcatcggagaaatgcaaatttaaaccacaatgagatatcatctcacaccagtaaggatggctactattcaaaagacaaacaacaacaaatgttggcgaggttgtggaggaaggggaaccctcctacactgctggtgggaatgtaaattagttcaaccattgtggaaagcagtatggaggttcctcaaaatgctcaaaatagaaataccatttgacccaggaattccactactaggaatttaccccaagaatgaagcactccagtttgaaaaagacagatgcacccctatgtttatcgctgcactatttacaatagccaagatatagaagcaacctaaatgtccatcagtagatgaatggataaagaagatgtggtacatatacacaatggaatattactcagccataagaaaaaaacaaatcctaccattcgcaacaacctggatggagctagaggttattatgctcagtgaaataagccaggctgagaaggacaagttccaaatgatttcactcacatgtggagtataagaacaaaagaaaactgaaggaacaaaacagcagcagaagcacagaacccaagaatggactaatagttaccaaagggaaagggactggggaggacgggtgggaagggagggattagggcaagaaaaaaagaaagggggcattacgattagcatgtatagttggggtgggggcacggggagggctgtgcgacacagagaagacaagtagtgattttacagcatttactatgttgatggatagtgactgtgaacggggatgtggggggaacttggtgaaggggggagcctagtaaacataatgtccatcatgtaattatagattaatgataccaaaataaaattttttttaaaactgtatgtttGTGTTTACTAAGGCTGTACATATATTGTCTTATAACCTAAAAACTCTTTCCCTAGATTTCTACTGAAGTGTAATAAGTGAATGTGTCCACTCAAAGACAGGTGCAAAAATATTTACCATTGCATTATTTGCAATCATATAAAACTATAATCAATTCAAATAGTTATCAACACAATATTACAGGTATTGATAAGTTTTCCTTAAAGCATTAAACATTGTAGCTTTTTAGGGTTTGCAGGCCATCAGCTCTTACTTGCAACCACTTAGGATCGTCCATGTATCACAAGAACAACCATCAGCCACCTATAAATAAAAGGTATGTCCCATGTCCAGTAAAATGTCGTGCACCATAGTTTATTGACCCTTGCTCCAGATTAGGTTAATCTTGGTTAGTTTAGGAAACTCAAAACAATGAGGATGAATGAACTATCTCCACAAACTACACCGTGGAAAAATGTCACAAACCTAATGTTGAGTAAAATGAGCAAGGCAAAAAAGTGTAAAAAGTGTATGATTTCACTACTCTGTACTTACACATGAACCTATCATACTGGACATCAATTAGAGATGGGTGTGGGAATGATTTCTGAGATGCtaataattgttctatttttggCCTGGTTCAGGTGAAGGGAATCTTTTCATTTAAGAAGAGTTACTTGCagtgtacttttttaaaaataaaagtgttctgTATGTTTATTAGACTCTAAAAGATTTTCAAAAGCAAAGTATATTCACTATCAGATTGGAAACAAgtagtgttttgtttttcaaatctaGCAGTCCCTTAAGCACAATGcatgtttataatatattttttaaattaatgtaatgTATGTATTTCATAGGACAACTCAGTACACAACCATTTACTAAAAGAGCTGACATCCTTGCAGAGCAAAATCTTTATACACATAGGCATCTGTAGTCTTTCCTCCATCCTCAACGAAATAATGTACTTTGGTACCTGGTGTCATACCAGGAACCCCGTCATAACACTCAGTGTTTCAGGGACAGACAACTATTTTCCAAAGAATGTGATTTCAGGTAGACGGCTGCCTGCACAGTATTGTTTAGTGTCACCAAGGGTACCCAGAAACCCCTAGATATAGGTGCATTTTGCTCACTCACATGGAGGCTATGTATAAAATTTCTCCTAAAGCCATTTCCAATTATTTATGACTCCATTATTCATGAAAACAGAAATCCACTGGGAAGTAAATTAGGTCATCCAGCTTGTAATAATGTGACTCCACAAGCCCGGGTCTAAAtcatggggttggggtggggagtagACTGAAGGGAAGTTAGCCTGTGTGGTCTTGAGAACTGGAACTGTTCAAGAAGTTCCAGTGAGGTCCTGATTGAGCAAATGTAACCCAAGGGGTCTTCACATCCCTGAAGACAGGGAAGCACCTGAGGGAAACACGAGTTTGAAAGGAATGGAAGGAAGGACCCAGGACAGCTGCACGCCCTCCCAAAGCATCCCAGAGACTCAGGCAATGGAAGTAAACATCCCGTATAACACAAATGCATCAGTTTCTTGAGTGTAATTGGTGGACAATTATTAGCAGTGAGTTAGATGGTTGGGGCTTTGCCCCAGCAATATCTCCCGCAGGAATGCATTTGGTATCTTAGTTTTGGGATCACTGTACAGAGAACAGCGATGGAATATAAAATAACATCAAAAGCTGTCACTAGTAAGCCCTtttcccaaattaaaaaatgtactaAGTTTACAGATTTTATCCTAATGAACTCTCTAGCTCTCTAGAAAACAAGGAACAAaaacaacaattttaaaaaactgaaaaacacgCAAGGAGATGATCTGTCTTCCTGCTACCTTCTTGGTGAGGTTTCTGAATAAACAGGGAACAATTCAGAATACTTAAGAGCGTGAACTAGTACATGCCTCACACACCTTGTCTTCTGTCCTCAGGTTTGCAGTAGTGGCTTACTGGTAATTAAATTAACTGCATTCTGAGGGAAAAAACAGGTGATATGCATGATTAGTAAAATTACCTTGAAATACCAATTAACAGTAGACATTCACTGGACCCATAGGCATCTCTGCTCTGAAGTGGACCACCTTGATTTGCATATTGTAAAATGTCACATTTATTGCATAAATGGAATCCTACATATACACTCTCTCATATAGTCATCATAATTACTTTGAGTTTCATGAATGTTTTCTTAGTTTATGCTCTTCACTATCAATATACAGTAATTTGtgcatccattcatctattgatggacatttgcggTGTTTCCATTTGGGCCATTACAAATAAAATTGCTATAAACATTCCTGCACAAGCCATTGTATGGAAATATGATTTAATTTCTTTGAGGtaaatatccaggaatgaaattgTCAGACCATAGTGCAGGTCTGTGTTTATGTTTCCAAGAACctgccaaattgttttaaaagtgaTTGTAGCATTTTACCTGCACAACAGCAGGACATGGAGTTTAGGTCCACAACTTCTTCCCTAATTATGGTATGATCAGCCACTGAATAAATTggaacatgaaaagcacacataaAGGAAGGAGACACTGCTATTATTAAGGATGTAGTAAAAGCAAGCAAAATTAGATCTAACCCAGAAAAGAAGCCCAATCACACATGATACCAAGATGGTACATTGCAGTTCAGGGACTAGGGAACATTCCGTCACTCATTGGGTAGGATTTGTGGAGGGTATGAATGAAAAGCTTCCAGTATTTATCAATTTACAAAAACTAGCATGGATGACAGCAAACTTTAATTATATTAAGAAAAAGGGTAAAACTCTGCTTTTTTAGAAATGTCAACAtccatgaaaaatgtttaaatattttatacttgcACATAGGAACTATATTAGGAGAAATAAATCCAAATCCATTATAACACTATTCTATGTACATCACCTTCCATTTTAAATAGCCAGAAATGCTTAACAATAAGTATTTAGAAAGCAATTACCTTTGCAAGTCCTTGTACTGGGAGTTTAGAGAATacaaaatagaaacatttttctCATTCCTAATATCCTGAGTTTAGTAGAGAGATTCTTATAtggataaaataaacataattcaATAAAAAGGACACTTCATGTGGAGATATGATTGAATCACAAAGTCAGTGAAATGCTTAGCAAGTGTTATTATGGCATATCAATTCTATTTTAATAGAAGAGAAAATGCCATCAAAGGGTAGTAATATTCCTAAATGAGGTATGAAGTAGAATGTTTCAAATACAgaagaaacaaagcaaagaaCTGAAAGGAGTTAGAAATGGTTAAGGAGAGGTCCACGTGAGCTTCGTCAGATTTCCACTTGCCCTGGAGAATGATATACATTAAAGGAAACCAAAGcatatcataaaaataataatttgcagCTTTCTTCCTACTATAGGTCAACTTGGTGACAGTAATGAGCATTAAAACCCAGCCTTTGCTAAAGTTGTTTCTGAGTTCACAGGGGAaaatacagaatcagaaatagaaTTAATGACACATTTGCATAACACCAAAGCCTTCAGGCTGTAGCTTCAGTGATTTAAGTCCCAAATGTACCTGGTAAAATAAAAGCCATCTGCTCATTGTTCAGCTACCGAAGACCTGCTCATCTCAGGTAGGTTCCTGAGTTTCCTAATATAAAGAACAAAGGGGAGTACAAACTTAACTTTTTCGGAACAAAAGAGAGATCTGTAAAAAAAGCATTTTATGCCTGCTTACTCAATTAAATAAACTCTGAAATTTAATGGCCAAAATGATATTTCCATTTCAGAACTTGAAGAATCTGAACTTATGAAAAGTACtattaaaattatgaattaaaaaatttcgTTTTAATTACTTTGTTTTGATGTTGGTCCACAGGAAAGCCTTTTATCACTAGGCAAATGTATACAGGAAtttaagtttttttgtttgttttatttaaaaatgatgtaGGTACCACATTACAAATAACATGTACAAACTCATTTTCATGTGAACCATGTGCCACATTAACTTAGGTCCTAATAAACATATCCATCCAGCACCTT from Manis pentadactyla isolate mManPen7 chromosome 9, mManPen7.hap1, whole genome shotgun sequence includes the following:
- the LOC130684705 gene encoding olfactory receptor 5W2-like encodes the protein MDRGNCSSVTELIFLGITNNPGMKVTVFTMFLVIYLTNFLANLGMIIIIRMDSQLHTPMYFFLSHLSFCDLCYSTAVGPKMLVDIFAKNKSIPFYGCAVQTGIFCSFVDAECLLLAVMAFDRYKAISNPLLYRVNMSSTVCSLLTAGVYMVAMADALIHTTLTFRLCFCGSNVINHFFCDAPPLLLLSCSDTQFNELMIFIIFGFIEVSTISGVLVSYCYIILSVLKIHSAEGRLKAFSTCTSHLTAVAIFQGTMLFMYFRPSSAYSLDQDKMTSLFYTLVIPMLNPLIYSLRNNDVKEALEKLKTKRWF